In Montipora foliosa isolate CH-2021 chromosome 13, ASM3666993v2, whole genome shotgun sequence, one DNA window encodes the following:
- the LOC137981573 gene encoding uncharacterized protein — protein MSILLVMVLDGSDPIPGDIRKESAEQDGDANSEEQNGEENLMIHSNEEDNNSVISENVQLSNSFQPENELTCKCKCKCKCSETTRRIDILDKQLEELKGLLQTSSFISDANSAAALLSENERLKSEILQLRNENASLLTVTKLINKPDCHSPREQFYSDGQDELTNTNSTTGTIKDQTTTSNNKSRSSKNKANTKKTKKTLQPNCRTPAQIEANELPRNKNVVVLVDSIVKGIHGWRLSRTRNAPLVTVKSFPAATTQDMDSYCLPTIRAQPDELILHIGTNDLQMNTSCQVIDNIVNLVDNISQKNHLDKPNVDSKVVEINNGLRKFVANRGWKFILHNNINRKNHFNSSGLHLSHEVTALLDATNEWYFNIDHGNTNVVVFLDLAKAFDMVSHEILLNKLKLYGIRRLTLNWFKSYLSDRDQVCVVHGYTSEPRIISCGVPQGSILEPLLFLIYINDLPECLKYATARMFADDTIITNSHKSMARLHWEINHDLNNLQNWLLANQLSLNVIKMEYMTFASDYNLSNLGIFVIDPLKIGQQPITRVQSTKSLGVVFEQCLLWEEHVDSLCKRVSSGLAALNRLVSMFPKTHF, from the exons ATGTCTATTCTTTTGGTCATGGTTTTG GATGGTAGCGACCCAATTCCTGGAGACATTCGGAAAGAAAGTGCCGAACAAGATGGCGATGCAAACTCCGAAGAGCAGAATGGAGAAGAAAACCTCATGATACACAGTAATGAAGAAGACAATAACAGTGTTATCAGTGAAAATGTCCAGCTTAGCAACTCTTTTCAACCAGAGAATGAATTAACGTGCAAgtgcaaatgcaaatgcaaatgtTCAGAAACAACAAGAAGAATTGACATTTTGGATAAACAACTCGAAGAACTGAAAGGTCTCCTACAAACTTCATCGTTCATCTCTGATGCAAATTCAGCTGCAGCTCTTCTCAGTGAAAATGAGCGCTTAAAATCCGAAATTTTGCAGCTGCGAAACGAAAATGCGAGCTTACTGACTGTCACCAAGCTAATTAATAAGCCAGACTGTCACTCACCGAGGGAACAGTTTTATTCTGATGGCCAAGATGAACTCACCAACACAAACAGCACAACTGGGACAATAAAAGACCAGACGACGACCAGCAACAACAAATCGCGAAGTTCTAAGAACAAAGCGAATACCAAAAAAACGAAGAAGACACTACAACCGAATTGTAGAACTCCAGCGCAAATCGAGGCCAACGAACTACCaagaaacaaaaatgttgttgttttggttgaTTCTATTGTCAAAGGCATACACGGATGGAGGCTTTCTAGGACAAGAAATGCACCTTTGGTGACAGTAAAATCTTTTCCTGCGGCAACAACACAGGACATGGATAGCTACTGTTTACCAACGATAAGAGCACAGCCCGATGAACTTATCTTGCACATTGGAACAAATGATTTGCAAATGAACACGTCCTGCCAAGTTATTGACAATATTGTCAACCTCGTGGataatatttctcaaaaaaatcaTCTTGACAAGCCGAATGTTGATAGTAAAGTGGTCGAAATCAATAACGGTTTGCGTAAATTTGTGGCCAACAGAGGTTGGAAGTTTATTTTGCACAACAACATCAATCGGAAGAATCATTTTAACTCCAGTGGCCTACACCTTTCACATGAAG TAACAGCACTGTTGGATGCAACGAATGAGTGGTATTTCAACATTGATCATGGTAACACAAACGTGGTGGTTTTTCTGGATTTGGCCAAAGCCTTTGATATGGTATCGCATGAGATTCTCTTAAATAAACTTAAATTGTACGGGATTCGTAGACTGACTCTGAATTGGTTTAAATCCTATCTTTCTGACAGAGACCAAGTTTGTGTGGTCCATGGATACACATCTGAGCCTCGAATAATCAGttgtggtgttccacaaggatccATCCTTGAACcacttttatttcttatttatattaatgatcttCCTGAGTGCTTAAAATATGCGACAGCTCGTATGTTTGCAGACGACACTATCATCACAAATTCTCATAAATCTATGGCACGCCTTCACTGGGAAATTAATCATGATCTGAATAATTTACAAAATTGGCTACTAGCTAATCAGCTTAGTTTAAATGTTATTAAAATGGAGTACATGACTTTTGCCTCTGATTATAACCTATCTAATCTTGGAATCTTTGTGATAGATCCCTTGAAAATCGGCCAGCAACCTATAACCAGAGTTCAGTCCACTAAGTCCCTTGGAGTTGTATTTGAACAATGTCTCCTATGGGAGGAGCATGTTGACAGCCTTTGCAAACGTGTCTCATCAGGACTAGCTGCATTAAACAGACTCGTCAGTATGTTCCCCAAGACACACTTCTAA